CGGGGAGGGCTGGGAGTTCCCGCTCCTCGGCGGCTACTCCACGACCGACCTCGCGGTCTTCGCACAGGGTGTCAGGTACGCCAGGCCGAGCGTGATCAAGCCGTTCATCGCCGCGTGCTTCGCCGAGACCCCGCCGGACGAGGTGATCGACGCGGTCTACGCCGAGACCACGAAGATGGCCACGTCGGCGGCGCTGGCCATCTGGTACGACATGGCCTACGCCGACCTGCGTCCCGTCCTGCCCGCGCTCACCGTGCCGACCCTGCTGGTGTACGGCGCGCGCAGCAAGATCTTCCCTGGCGACCTCGACGAATGGCTGGCGGGCCGGTTGCCGAAGGCGCAGGTGGCCAGGTTCGACAACAGCGGCCACGCCCCGTTCAGCGAGGAGCCCGACAAGTTCAACGAGACCCTGGGCGCCTTCCTGCGTTCGTGACGAAGAGTACTCACAAGGGGGAGAGGACGTGTCTCGACCGACCAGCGGATGGCCGAGCCGAAGGAGCGCGAGGTGATCAGGATCGCGCCCGCAGGCGCCGTCGACCTGGCTCAGCTCGACCAGGAACACCAGCTCGTCCGGCTGCGCGACCAGCTCGTCCTGCTCGGCGTCAACGCCGAGCTCCGGGACAACAACACCGCTCTCATGGTGCACAGGCCCGCGCCTGGCCTGCCGGTATGGGTCTTCGTCGGCTACGGCGGGGCCAGCTACTCCTGGCAGAACGCCAACAAGCGGCACCCGGTCGGCGATCCGCAGGGGGCGGCCGCGGTGCTGGCCGAGTACGTCGCGCGCTAGGCGCGACGCCATGACGTGACGGCCATCCCGCGCACCGCAGCGCGCGGGGTGGCCGTCACCGTTTAAATCCGGATGGCCTACCAGAAACCGGATATTTGATCATAAAATAGGGCACGGAATCCTTGTTCGGAACACACGGCCTCGCGAAGTATTGGAAGGCGAAGGGCGCTTGCGGGCGCTGGTCACGCCGGAGCGCGCAAGAGAGGCGTCCGACGTCCCCGAGTGGGGGAGGAATCATGGCCGTTGCCCAGCCCGGAGCGCGCACGACCAAAGGGCTCACGCTCGATCTGCCGCTTCTCACCATCCAGGTCCGCCGCCCCGACCTGCGGATGCCGAACATCCCGAAGCCGCACCTCGAGATGCCGGACATCCCGCTCCCGCGCCTGTCCCGGCAGGAGGTCGGGCATGCCGTGGACATCGCCAGGACCTTCCTTCCCCCGCCCGACCGCATCGCCTACTACGGCGCGCTGGGCGCGCTTGCGGCCTTC
This window of the Nonomuraea africana genome carries:
- a CDS encoding alpha/beta fold hydrolase, producing MSYLELPDGVPLYYEDHGSGPAVLLIHGWTMNSTFWGQNVGALSESNRVITVDLRGHGLSGKTDDGHTLSQYARDVRILLEHLQVSDVSMVGWSMGTAVILSYVQQFGCDLLRSAVFVDQSPRFLDGEGWEFPLLGGYSTTDLAVFAQGVRYARPSVIKPFIAACFAETPPDEVIDAVYAETTKMATSAALAIWYDMAYADLRPVLPALTVPTLLVYGARSKIFPGDLDEWLAGRLPKAQVARFDNSGHAPFSEEPDKFNETLGAFLRS